A single window of Xiphophorus hellerii strain 12219 chromosome 12, Xiphophorus_hellerii-4.1, whole genome shotgun sequence DNA harbors:
- the ap3s1 gene encoding AP-3 complex subunit sigma-1 isoform X2 translates to MIKAILIFNNHGKPRLSKFYEHYNEDTEQQIIRETFHLVSKRDENVCNFLEGGLLIGGLDYKLIYRHYATLYFVFCVDSSESELGILDLIQVFVETLDKCFENVCELDLIFHVDKVHHILAEMVMGGMVLETNMNEIITQVDAQNKMEKSETFIFQSTRQDR, encoded by the exons ATGATTAAAGCcattttaatattcaacaaCCACGGCAAACCGAGGCTTTCTAAATTCTACGAACATTAT AATGAAGACACAGAGCAACAGATCATCAGGGAAACTTTCCACTTGGTCTCGAAAAGAGACGAAAACGTCTGCAATTTCCTAGAAGGCGGATT GTTGATTGGAGGATTGGACTACAAGCTGATCTACAGACACTACGCCACCTTGTACTTCGTGTTTTGTGTCGACTCATCAGAGAGTGAATTAGGAATTTTAGATTTAATCCAG GTTTTCGTGGAAACGCTGGACAAATGCTTCGAGAATGTCTGTGAGCTTGACTTAATTTTTCATGTAGACAAG GTCCACCACATTCTGGCGGAGATGGTGATGGGCGGGATGGTCCTGGAGACCAACATGAACGAAATCATCACGCAGGTGGACGCCCAGAACAAGATGGAGAAATCTGAG ACCTTTATCTTTCAGTCTACCAGGCAGGACAGGTAG
- the ap3s1 gene encoding AP-3 complex subunit sigma-1 isoform X1: MIKAILIFNNHGKPRLSKFYEHYNEDTEQQIIRETFHLVSKRDENVCNFLEGGLLIGGLDYKLIYRHYATLYFVFCVDSSESELGILDLIQVFVETLDKCFENVCELDLIFHVDKVHHILAEMVMGGMVLETNMNEIITQVDAQNKMEKSEAGIAGAPARAVSAVKNMNLPEMPKNINIGDISIKVPNLPSFK; the protein is encoded by the exons ATGATTAAAGCcattttaatattcaacaaCCACGGCAAACCGAGGCTTTCTAAATTCTACGAACATTAT AATGAAGACACAGAGCAACAGATCATCAGGGAAACTTTCCACTTGGTCTCGAAAAGAGACGAAAACGTCTGCAATTTCCTAGAAGGCGGATT GTTGATTGGAGGATTGGACTACAAGCTGATCTACAGACACTACGCCACCTTGTACTTCGTGTTTTGTGTCGACTCATCAGAGAGTGAATTAGGAATTTTAGATTTAATCCAG GTTTTCGTGGAAACGCTGGACAAATGCTTCGAGAATGTCTGTGAGCTTGACTTAATTTTTCATGTAGACAAG GTCCACCACATTCTGGCGGAGATGGTGATGGGCGGGATGGTCCTGGAGACCAACATGAACGAAATCATCACGCAGGTGGACGCCCAGAACAAGATGGAGAAATCTGAG GCTGGCATCGCAGGAGCACCGGCTCGCGCAGTGTCAGCGGTAAAGAACATGAACCTCCCGGAAATGcccaaaaacatcaacatcgGCGACATAAGCATAAAAGTGCCAAATTTACCTTCCTTCAAATAG
- the commd10 gene encoding COMM domain-containing protein 10 isoform X2, producing the protein MTSIIKETQSIKEAVSFINTVDVNKFSRLLSRIIQKLHVKGERTFSEEEEEKLQAALTLDKHALDLVLETTAFILEQAVYHSIKPASLQQQLEEIHLNSDKAEVFSQAWASAGPELVEKLKRNIFAPKKLDYVSWQLNLQMAQSSQARMKCPSAVLQLGVRNEDSELQNTSGVFFYD; encoded by the exons ATGACTTCCATCATAAAGGAAACGCAAAG CATTAAAGAAGCAGTGAGCTTCATCAACACAGTTGACGTGAACAAGTTCTCCAGGCTTCTGTCTCGCATCATACAAAAGCTTCATGTGAAG gGGGAACGAACGTTcagtgaagaagaagaggaaaagctGCAGGCTGCTCTGACCTTGGATAAACATGCTCTTGACTTGGTCCTGGAGACGACTGCCTTTATTCTGGAGCAG GCAGTGTATCACAGCATAAAGCCGGcctctctgcagcagcagctggaggagatcCATCTAAACTCCGATAAGGCTGAGGTGTTTTCTCAGGCCTGGGCCTCTGCTGGACCGGAGCTGGTGGAAAAACTGAAGCGCAACATCTTTGCTCCTAAGAAG ctgGACTATGTCAGCTGGCAGCTGAACCTGCAGATGGCCCAGTCCAGCCAGGCTCGTATGAAGTGTCCCAGTGCCGTCCTGCAGCTGGGGGTCCGAAATGAAGATTCTGAG